Proteins found in one Brachyspira murdochii DSM 12563 genomic segment:
- a CDS encoding cyclic nucleotide-binding domain-containing protein, whose protein sequence is MHKYNTAHFKKSTIIYIKDQIPKDVFYIITKGKAISYGTFYYNIEFKQGDILGLVNILLNEPYFFNVKAMEDVEAIEVDIAEVIKTKNEELIIKIAENLDASFETWLGRYYMQLSKNKEISHIRTKEEIMNMADVYNKNGFKHIAYKLYNEYRKLFPENADDVKDKLSEITPIEEPQKNDDNVYYYKKGYCLYTELEYTNKLYIIKSGEIGIYNIVNLGQVTRAIYSKNSMIDGYKPVLQYQPLSTCAVALEDSYIKVLTKKELVNITEHDPELNLYYIKMVSVKIRNTILKMMVLSVDDILSKLLITLYYILKTEILPEDVNSVSLLYTLNDIKTLMNIKDVKLIERELNRVRGVSVSSDGYINITDMKSLIIEYRNCINRLSSTHHHSMMYF, encoded by the coding sequence ATGCACAAATATAATACTGCTCATTTTAAAAAATCAACTATTATTTATATTAAAGATCAAATTCCAAAAGATGTATTTTACATAATAACAAAAGGCAAAGCCATATCATATGGTACTTTTTACTACAACATAGAGTTCAAACAAGGCGACATTTTAGGATTAGTAAATATTTTATTAAATGAACCTTACTTCTTTAATGTAAAAGCAATGGAAGATGTAGAGGCTATAGAAGTGGATATAGCAGAAGTTATAAAAACAAAAAATGAGGAGTTAATTATAAAAATAGCTGAAAATTTAGATGCTTCGTTTGAAACTTGGCTTGGAAGATATTATATGCAGCTATCAAAAAACAAAGAAATTTCTCATATAAGAACAAAAGAAGAAATAATGAATATGGCAGATGTTTATAATAAAAACGGATTTAAACATATTGCATACAAACTTTATAATGAATATAGAAAACTATTTCCAGAAAATGCTGATGATGTAAAAGACAAGCTATCAGAAATAACTCCTATAGAAGAGCCGCAAAAAAATGATGATAATGTATACTATTATAAAAAAGGATATTGTTTGTATACAGAATTGGAATACACAAATAAACTTTATATTATAAAATCAGGAGAAATAGGAATATATAACATAGTAAACTTAGGGCAAGTTACAAGAGCCATTTATTCAAAAAACAGTATGATAGACGGATACAAGCCTGTTTTACAGTATCAGCCTCTTTCAACTTGTGCTGTTGCTTTAGAAGATTCTTATATAAAGGTACTAACCAAAAAAGAATTGGTAAATATTACAGAACATGATCCTGAGCTAAACCTTTACTATATAAAAATGGTGAGCGTAAAAATAAGAAATACTATATTAAAAATGATGGTTCTTAGTGTAGATGACATATTATCAAAACTGCTTATAACACTTTATTATATACTAAAAACAGAGATACTTCCAGAAGATGTTAATTCTGTGAGTTTATTATATACATTAAATGATATAAAAACTCTAATGAATATAAAAGATGTAAAACTTATAGAAAGAGAGTTAAACAGAGTAAGAGGCGTATCAGTATCATCAGACGGGTATATTAATATAACAGATATGAAAAGCCTTATAATAGAATACCGAAACTGTATAAACAGATTAAGCAGCACTCATCATCATAGTATGATGTATTTTTAA
- a CDS encoding DNA-3-methyladenine glycosylase I, giving the protein MNNICKWAKTDIEIKYHNEEWCRICHDENKLFEMLILEGMQAGLSWRCILNKRENMRKAFDNFDYKKIAKYDDKKIEELLNNKGIIRNKRKINALIVNAQKFIEVQKEYGSFDKYIWSFTNNKQIDNKLDDDSMLPARNELSDTISKDLSKKGFKFVGSIIIYSYLEAIGIINDHSVNCDFHKKIEYGK; this is encoded by the coding sequence ATTAACAATATTTGCAAGTGGGCTAAAACAGATATAGAAATAAAATATCATAATGAAGAATGGTGCAGAATATGCCATGATGAAAATAAACTATTCGAAATGCTTATATTAGAAGGTATGCAGGCAGGTCTTAGTTGGAGATGCATATTAAATAAGCGTGAGAATATGAGAAAGGCATTTGATAATTTTGATTATAAAAAAATAGCTAAATATGACGATAAAAAAATAGAAGAGCTATTAAATAATAAAGGTATAATAAGAAATAAGAGAAAAATTAATGCTCTTATAGTAAATGCTCAAAAATTTATAGAAGTTCAAAAAGAGTATGGAAGTTTTGATAAATACATATGGTCTTTTACAAATAATAAACAAATAGATAATAAATTAGATGATGACAGTATGCTTCCTGCAAGAAATGAATTGTCTGATACTATAAGCAAAGATTTATCAAAAAAAGGATTTAAATTTGTAGGAAGTATTATTATATACAGCTACTTAGAAGCTATCGGAATAATAAATGATCATTCTGTAAACTGTGATTTTCATAAAAAAATTGAATACGGCAAATAA
- a CDS encoding sigma-70 family RNA polymerase sigma factor produces MIDDEFIKKKISEYKATKSIIALREINEHLSNYIYNYPRKVFGAYHEKALEFYSYYIERIDNIILKYNETDAKFITWLTYTLRTHYINFLDFKKRKEKYNKKEISMDAPLYKSLYEREAITLHDVLYETKSYSINEYIENYNDDGNIETIALNIFNYIEKEFKSRDSLAFFIHNLELFINFIISPLMKYFNIDYEEAYSIIEKARATYINKYNDILKQQDKIAKVNAQIEENNKRGIFTVHLASKKQDYIKKLHKIKINVPYGFIAKLLNITSNTVTKIINKIKTDLKENFKNLL; encoded by the coding sequence ATGATTGATGATGAGTTTATAAAAAAGAAAATTTCTGAGTACAAAGCTACAAAAAGTATAATAGCTTTGAGAGAAATTAATGAACATTTATCAAATTATATTTATAACTACCCTAGAAAAGTTTTCGGAGCTTATCATGAAAAGGCTTTGGAGTTTTATTCATATTATATTGAAAGAATAGATAATATAATACTTAAATACAATGAAACTGATGCTAAATTTATTACTTGGCTTACCTATACATTAAGAACGCATTATATTAATTTTTTAGACTTCAAAAAAAGAAAAGAAAAATACAATAAAAAAGAAATATCAATGGACGCTCCTTTATATAAGTCATTATATGAAAGAGAGGCTATTACTCTTCATGATGTGCTTTATGAAACAAAATCCTACTCTATAAATGAATATATTGAAAATTATAATGATGACGGCAATATAGAAACAATAGCTTTAAATATATTTAATTATATAGAAAAAGAGTTTAAAAGCAGAGATTCTTTAGCATTCTTTATACATAATCTTGAATTATTTATAAACTTTATCATATCGCCATTAATGAAATATTTTAATATAGATTATGAAGAAGCATATTCTATAATAGAAAAAGCAAGAGCAACATATATAAATAAATATAATGATATATTAAAACAGCAGGATAAAATAGCAAAAGTTAATGCACAGATAGAAGAAAATAATAAAAGAGGAATATTTACTGTGCATTTGGCAAGCAAAAAACAAGATTATATAAAAAAGCTGCACAAAATAAAAATAAATGTACCTTATGGGTTTATAGCAAAACTTTTAAATATTACAAGCAATACAGTAACAAAAATAATTAATAAGATTAAAACTGATTTAAAAGAAAATTTTAAAAATTTACTGTAA
- a CDS encoding DUF721 domain-containing protein: MHTIKNTLEEYSDNKLYQNINLASYIKISQKWNDIMGEVLSKICYPLFFRNAVLTIAVRDSVWANEIFMNRANIFKNIKKETNIEVAELKTRIGEISNKPAENSNNKSDIRKEPTKEHKEWMDKVIKEANIKDEKMKEMFYNILKYEDEDD, encoded by the coding sequence ATGCACACTATTAAAAATACATTAGAAGAATACTCTGATAATAAATTGTATCAAAATATCAATTTAGCAAGCTATATCAAGATATCACAAAAATGGAATGATATTATGGGAGAAGTTTTATCCAAAATATGCTATCCTCTATTTTTTAGAAATGCAGTTCTTACTATTGCTGTAAGAGATAGTGTATGGGCTAATGAAATATTTATGAACAGAGCAAATATATTCAAAAACATAAAAAAAGAAACAAATATAGAAGTAGCGGAATTAAAAACTAGAATCGGAGAAATTAGTAATAAACCAGCTGAAAATTCAAATAACAAATCTGATATACGTAAAGAACCTACTAAAGAACATAAAGAATGGATGGATAAGGTAATAAAAGAAGCAAATATAAAAGATGAGAAAATGAAAGAGATGTTTTATAATATATTAAAGTATGAGGACGAAGATGATTGA
- a CDS encoding tetratricopeptide repeat protein, translating into MHINKVLILLLLITLSLYPQTNEVFKYNRKNLSNAYRYYNAKNYKKAAELFEYEIENSPILKIEYFENLANSYMNLRDYTNMLKTARSGIIVNRFSPKLHFQKGYALYKLGDTNKAIEAIRYSISLDPNDAYMNNFLGLLYLYVEDYKQAESSFLKATVYSPNNVVYMVNLAATYERDRNFSSALNVYEEAYKVNPNYRGLGDSIVRVKGIINRISGKNTETDTEVNETAENKNISANQNINITYDEDVEAKPIEMDNIYTNEIYTNTIDTNNIIINTNNIITNSIITNNNIITNNINNISTNTASSTNIQNNTNN; encoded by the coding sequence ATGCACATTAATAAAGTACTAATACTTCTTCTTTTGATTACATTATCATTATACCCTCAGACTAATGAAGTATTTAAATATAATAGAAAAAATTTGTCTAATGCATACCGTTACTATAATGCTAAAAACTATAAAAAAGCAGCTGAACTATTTGAATATGAAATAGAAAACTCCCCTATATTAAAAATAGAATACTTTGAAAATCTTGCAAACTCATATATGAATCTTAGAGATTATACCAATATGCTTAAGACAGCAAGAAGCGGAATAATCGTTAATAGATTCTCGCCAAAACTTCATTTTCAAAAAGGTTATGCATTATATAAATTGGGGGATACTAATAAAGCTATAGAAGCCATAAGATATTCTATAAGTTTAGACCCTAATGATGCTTATATGAATAATTTTTTAGGGCTTTTATATCTGTATGTAGAAGATTATAAACAGGCAGAATCTTCTTTTCTTAAAGCAACTGTATATAGCCCTAATAATGTAGTTTATATGGTTAATCTCGCTGCTACTTATGAAAGAGACAGAAATTTTAGTTCTGCTTTAAATGTATACGAAGAAGCATATAAAGTAAATCCTAATTACAGAGGTCTTGGAGATTCTATAGTTAGAGTTAAAGGTATAATAAACAGAATATCTGGAAAAAATACTGAAACAGACACTGAAGTAAATGAAACAGCAGAAAATAAAAATATATCTGCAAATCAAAATATAAATATCACTTATGATGAAGATGTTGAAGCTAAACCAATAGAAATGGATAATATATATACCAACGAAATATATACTAATACAATAGATACAAACAATATCATAATCAATACCAATAATATAATAACTAATTCTATAATCACAAATAATAATATTATAACAAATAATATAAATAATATTTCAACTAATACTGCATCATCTACAAATATTCAAAATAATACTAATAATTAA